The stretch of DNA GCCGCAGCGAGAACGAACTGTTCCTGCGCGCGGACGCCATGCTGTACGTGGCGAAGCAGGGCGGGCGCAACCGGATCTGTGCGGAGGAAACGGGACTGCAGTGCGCGTGAACGAAAAAAACGCCAGCCGCGGCTGGCGTTCGATACGCGCCGAAGACTGGCGCCGGCTTACTCGGCGGTCTTGGCCTGGTGGGCCTGCAACTGCTCGCGCAGCTGCTGCGGACCCGAGTGCGTGTAGTCCTTGTTGAACTCGGCCTTGACCAGTTTCTGGACCTGAGGATCGAGCTTGGTGCGGAGCACGCCCAGGAAATCCGGCGAGGCGGAGATGAGCAGCTGCTGGTAGCGGCCCTCGTTCTGCGCTTTCAGCAGGTAGGTCGCGACATCCTTCGCGAACAGGTCGGCCGCGTGCTGGTCGGGCGTCTGCGCCGGCTGGTACAGCTTGTTCGGCGCTCCCGCTTTCGCGTTGTGGGCAAGTCCGGCGCCTTCGTTGCCGCCGATATTGTGACGGCTACCCGAGGCGGCGGTCGGATCGAGCCGGTCGGTCTCGGTATCCACCGTGCGCAACTGCGCCGCGGAGTTGACCATGTCTTCGATTTCCTGCAGCGGCTCGGACGGAGCGGACTCCGCGAAGAACCTCGCGCGGCCGTTATTGGCCGAAAGAATCCAGGTTGTTGGCATGCTACCCCCTGTCAGTAGTGAATCGTTAGTATCGTTCTGGAACGACCAGGAATGGCGTCCCGGAAACAAGGTATGGCGCGGCAATCGACATGCGACTCGCGTGCATGTCGATCAGGCTATGAATCCAGTATATCGCCGCTTCCGGAACCCCGGCGCACCGACGCGGCACTGCCGTGCGCACGCATGAGCACCGGGAAAACAGGACTGGAATTCCGCCGGCGCTGGCTTAAGCTGAAGGAACCGGCAGGTGCCTGTCGCATCGTCCCGTCTCCCTCCGTGTCCAGGCATGCACCCGTTGTCGGGTATTTCTCAGGAGACAGTCATGACCCACACCATCGCTTCCACTCCCTCGCCACGCCAGCCGCCCGACACCGGCGCTCCCGACTATGCGGCGATCAAGCAGCGCCAGCAGGCCACCTGGGCAAGCGGCGACTTCGCCATCATCGGCGTGACCCTGCAGATCGTCGGCGAGTCGCTCGCCGAAGCCGCCGACGTCCGGGCCGGCGAGCGCGTGATCGACATCGCGGCCGGCAACGGCAACGCCACGCTCGCCGCCGCCCGCCGCTTCGCGCGCGTGACCTCG from Massilia varians encodes:
- a CDS encoding host attachment protein, whose product is MPTTWILSANNGRARFFAESAPSEPLQEIEDMVNSAAQLRTVDTETDRLDPTAASGSRHNIGGNEGAGLAHNAKAGAPNKLYQPAQTPDQHAADLFAKDVATYLLKAQNEGRYQQLLISASPDFLGVLRTKLDPQVQKLVKAEFNKDYTHSGPQQLREQLQAHQAKTAE